The Castanea sativa cultivar Marrone di Chiusa Pesio chromosome 11, ASM4071231v1 genome contains a region encoding:
- the LOC142616550 gene encoding agamous-like MADS-box protein AGL8 homolog — protein MGRGKLTMKLMESEKSRNVTFQKRKKGLMKKAYEFSTLCGVETCMIIYGPKLQIRPMELETWPQNHEEVVKMINKYKVNIRHKRSRGSTTLPDFFQERNKKVDIEISRLRKNIFKAKYPTWDDRIETLPQDQLMAFLDVLDAKFEAMTRRMKMLQGKQLMVGGHVSHNPELTKNHFDNMQMQALQCQDSSIKPLDIQWPTQFQTTQGSHMVPIDTSHYGDHMDNSFLNLLYGEDWTQFDAVFSNNIVQYAPLNDPSNYNMIHGMLENTILNNPSASMNYNDLTRQFSTPQYVQYPMLPNISSQMPGFQVNELYDIGQFNMKDKNAMI, from the coding sequence ATGGGTCGTGGAAAACTAACCATGAAACTCATGGAGAGTGAGAAATCTCGTAATGTGACTTTTCAGAAGAGAAAGAAGGGCCTAATGAAGAAGGCTTATGAGTTCTCCACCCTCTGTGGAGTTGAAACCTGTATGATCATCTATGGTCCTAAACTTCAGATTCGACCAATGGAGCTTGAAACTTGGCCCCAAAACCATGAAGAAGTTGTCAAAATGATTAACAAGTACAAGGTCAATATTAGGCATAAACGTTCTAGGGGAAGCACTACTTTGCCCGACTTTTTTCAAGAGAGGAACAAGAAGGTAGACATTGAGATTTCAAGATTACGCAAGAACATTTTCAAGGCAAAGTACCCAACATGGGATGATCGCATTGAAACATTGCCTCAGGATCAACTAATGGCTTTTCTTGATGTTTTGGATGCAAAGTTTGAAGCTATGACAAGGAGGATGAAGATGTTGCAAGGAAAGCAGCTTATGGTAGGTGGTCATGTTTCTCATAACCCTGaattaaccaaaaaccattttGATAACATGCAAATGCAAGCCTTACAGTGTCAAGACTCTTCAATAAAGCCACTTGATATTCAGTGGCCAACTCAGTTCCAAACCACCCAAGGATCTCACATGGTACCAATTGATACAAGTCATTATGGTGATCATATGGACAATTCTTTCCTGAATCTTTTGTATGGTGAGGATTGGACTCAATTTGATGCAGTGTTTTCCAACAATATTGTTCAATATGCTCCATTGAATGATCCGTCTAATTACAATATGATACATGGCATGTTGGAGAACACAATCTTGAACAATCCTAGTGCCTCCATGAACTACAATGACCTGACCAGACAATTCAGTACTCCACAATATGTGCAGTACCCTATGTTGCCAAATATTTCATCTCAAATGCCTGGTTTTCAAGTGAATGAGTTATATGATATCGGCCAGTTTAATATGAAGGACAAGAATGCCATGATTTAG